In one window of Saccharomyces paradoxus chromosome VII, complete sequence DNA:
- the MTC3 gene encoding Mtc3p (similar to YGL226W): MMGRNVIRLALRRSLSTYQPPVVEITNITKLWPTLRPEVRDEVKEYLRWRMEEDWKYIPLEEIKAAYFLSYGPCGGRSKSNKWNVGYTGMRMVFNLVLFGGAATAFYNRKQDKKLEEQLRELV; encoded by the coding sequence ATGATGGGACGAAACGTTATTCGGTTAGCGCTGAGAAGATCTTTAAGCACGTATCAACCACCTGTGGTCGAGATCACGAATATAACTAAGTTGTGGCCCACTCTACGACCTGAAGTTAGAGATGAAGTCAAAGAGTATTTACGATGGAGGATGGAAGAAGATTGGAAATATATACCGCTAGAAGAGATCAAAGCCGCGTATTTCTTATCTTATGGTCCCTGTGGTGGCAGATCTAAAAGCAACAAATGGAACGTAGGGTACACAGGAATGCGAATGGTGTTCAACCTTGTTTTGTTTGGCGGTGCAGCGACTGCATTTTATAATCGGAAGCAAGATAAGAAGCTGGAGGAACAACTAAGGGAACTTGTGTAA
- the NIF3 gene encoding uncharacterized protein (similar to YGL221C), whose product MSRAITRAQLDKVVRSITKFYPQKYADKSWDNTGLLIDCSTAQATTANPTVKTKVLLTVDLTKSVAQEAVDANCNVIIAYHPFIFPSWSRLSPHTNPQHETAIKLIQYGISVYCPHTAVDAARGGVNDWLVKGLNNGENVTKSYALETVSGETDDLIGYGRFVELSKDISLQQIVENVKRALRIPHIQVASGASPSTWNRLMIKKVAVCAGSGSGVFKQLNEDVDLYYTGEMSHHEVLKWKEMGKTVIVCNHSNTERGFLRDVMHGLFQDEGYEVVVSRMDRDPLTVV is encoded by the coding sequence ATGAGTAGAGCTATTACTAGAGCACAATTGGACAAGGTTGTGCGTAGCATCACTAAGTTCTATCCTCAAAAGTACGCAGATAAGAGCTGGGACAATACCGGCCTTCTCATTGATTGCTCCACTGCACAAGCCACCACTGCTAATCCAACCGTTAAGACAAAGGTCCTTTTAACCGTCGACCTCACAAAGTCAGTCGCCCAAGAAGCTGTGGATGCTAACTGCAACGTAATTATTGCCTACCAtccttttattttcccGAGTTGGAGCAGATTAAGCCCACATACCAACCCACAACACGAGACAGCTATAAAACTAATCCAATACGGCATATCCGTATACTGCCCTCACACTGCTGTGGATGCCGCTCGTGGCGGTGTAAACGACTGGTTGGTCAAGGGCTTGAACAATGGAGAGAACGTTACAAAGTCTTATGCCTTGGAAACTGTCAGTGGCGAAACCGACGACTTAATCGGCTACGGTAGATTCGTAGAGTTGAGTAAAGACATTTCGTTGCAGCAAATCGTTGAAAATGTCAAGCGTGCTCTACGGATTCCCCATATACAAGTGGCATCTGGCGCTTCTCCATCCACATGGAACCGACTTATGATCAAAAAGGTTGCCGTCTGTGCCGGGAGCGGTTCTGGCGTATTTAAACAACTAAACGAGGACGTAGATCTTTACTATACAGGAGAAATGTCGCATCATGAAGTGCTAAAGTGGAAAGAAATGGGCAAGACCGTTATTGTTTGCAACCACTCAAACACTGAGCGTGGATTCCTACGAGATGTTATGCATGGCTTGTTCCAAGATGAGGGTTATGAAGTAGTTGTAAGCAGAATGGACCGCGACCCTTTGACCGTTGTATAG
- the VID30 gene encoding glucose-induced degradation complex subunit VID30 (Central component of GID Complex, involved in FBPase degradation~similar to YGL227W) → MSEYMDDVDREFINCLFPSYLLQQPVAYDLWILYLQHRKLFHKLKNTNLINTDENSTGVGVGRTKLTASTRKEIWSKLMNLGVLGTISFEAVNDDYLIQVYKYFYPDVNDFTLRFGVKDSNKNSVRFMKASSDMGKNAQELLEPVLSEREMALNSNISLDNDGNDGEEEEEEEEDDDDDDDDDDDDDEDESDLESLEGEVNTDTDDNNEGDGSDHDEEGEDEEGRGADADVSNAQQRTEGIADPWIYQRSRSAINIEAGPMNLWDTTDKNSSLQYYPPDQSPTSSFSSSRVSSGNDKNVNEATNGLSSGGGKKKNSMIPDIYKILGYFLPSRWQAQPNNSLQISQDGITHLQPNPDYHSYMTYERSSASSASARNRLRTSFENSGKVDFAVTWANKSLPDNKLTIFYYEIKVLSVTSTESAENSNIVIGYKLVENELMEASTKKSVSRSSVTGSSSSLGGGNNISSNRVPSTSFTMEGAQRRDYIYEGGVSAMSLNVDGSINKCQKYGFDLNVFGYCGFDGLITNSTEQSKEYAKPFGRDDVIGCGINFIDGSIFFTKNGIHLGNAFTDLNDLEFVPYVALRPGNSVRTNFGLNEDFVFDIIGYQDQWKSLAYEHICRGRQMDVSIDEFDSDESEENEGTENGGEETKSAELMDIDQEDDAAGNQDTKKLDDENDNNLKFLLGEDDRFIDGKLVRPDVNNINTLNVDDGSLPNTLNVMINDYLIHEGLVDVAKGFLRDLQKDAVNVNGQHSESKDVIRHNERQIMKEERMVKIRQELRYLINKGQISKCISYINNEIPDLLKNNLELVFELKLANYLVMIKKSSSKDDDEIESLILKGQELSNEFIYDTEIPQSLRDRFSGQLSNVSALLAYSNPLVEAPKEISGYLSDEYLQERLFQVSNNTILTFLHKDSECALENVISNTRAMLSTLLEYNAFGSTNSSDPRYYKAVNFDEDVLNL, encoded by the coding sequence ATGTCTGAATATATGGACGACGTAGACCGTGAATTCATCAACTGTTTGTTCCCAAGCTACTTGCTACAGCAGCCTGTGGCTTATGATTTATGGATTTTATATTTGCAACatagaaaactttttcacaAACTGAAGAACACAAATTTAATTAACACTGATGAAAATTCCACTGGTGTTGGAGTGGGCAGGACAAAGTTAACAGCTTCAACAAGGAAGGAAATCTGGTCAAAGCTGATGAATTTGGGTGTTCTGGGTACGATCTCGTTTGAGGCTGTCAACGATGATTATTTGATTCAGGTCTATAAGTATTTCTACCCAGACGTTAATGACTTTACTCTGAGATTCGGCGTTAAagattcaaataaaaattcagTGCGATTTATGAAAGCTTCCTCAGATATGGGAAAAAATGCTCAGGAACTATTGGAACCCGTTTTATCTGAACGTGAAATGGCGCTTAACTCTAACATTAGCCTGGATAATGATGGAAATGacggtgaagaagaagaagaagaagaagaagatgatgatgatgacgatgacgatgacgatgacgacgatgaagatgaatcTGATCTGGAAAGCCTAGAAGGGGAGGTAAATACTGATACAGACGATAACAACGAAGGAGATGGCTCTGATCATGACGAGGAaggtgaagatgaagaaggaagagGAGCAGATGCTGATGTGTCCAATGCACAACAGCGCACTGAAGGAATTGCGGACCCATGGATATATCAAAGATCTAGATCAGCTATTAATATAGAGGCGGGGCCAATGAATTTGTGGGATACAACCGATAAGAATAGTAGTCTACAATACTACCCCCCTGATCAGTCTCcaacttcttccttttcttcttctagaGTATCTTCAGGTAACGATAAAAATGTCAACGAGGCAACAAATGGCCTGTCCAGTGGTGGtggcaaaaagaaaaattcaatgatCCCTGATATTTACAAGATATTGGGGTACTTTTTACCTTCTAGGTGGCAAGCTCAACCAAATAACAGTTTACAAATATCCCAAGATGGTATTACTCATTTACAACCCAACCCTGATTATCATTCATATATGACTTATGAAAGATCAAGCGCTTCGTCTGCCTCCGCTAGAAATAGGCTTAGaacttcttttgaaaactctGGAAAAGTAGACTTTGCGGTCACTTGGGCAAATAAGTCACTGCCAGATAACAAACTAACAATATTCTATTACGAAATTAAAGTTCTAAGTGTAACGAGCACAGAAAGTGCTGAAAATAGTAACATTGTTATCGGATACAAGTTAGTAGAAAACGAATTAATGGAAGCCagcacaaaaaaaagtgtcTCTCGTTCAAGTGTGACTGGTTCTAGTAGTAGCTTAGGTGGTGGAAATAACATTAGTTCCAATAGAGTACCTTCTACCTCTTTCACTATGGAAGGTGCTCAAAGGCGCGATTATATTTATGAAGGGGGCGTTTCAGCTATGTCCCTTAACGTAGATGGTTCCATAAACAAATGTCAGAAATACGGGTTTGATCTTAATGTGTTCGGCTATTGCGGGTTTGATGGTTTGATAACTAATTCTACAGAGCAATCTAAGGAATATGCGAAGCCTTTTGGCAGAGATGACGTTATCGGTTGTGGCATAAATTTCATTGATggctcaatttttttcacaaaGAACGGTATCCATTTAGGGAACGCATTTACCGACTTGAATGATCTAGAATTTGTTCCCTATGTGGCCTTGCGACCCGGAAATTCTGTTAGAACAAATTTTGGGTTGAATGAGGATTTCGtctttgatattattgGATACCAGGACCAGTGGAAGAGTTTAGCGTACGAACATATTTGTCGTGGACGCCAAATGGACGTTTCCATTGACGAGTTCGACTCCGATGaaagtgaagaaaatgaaggtACTGAAAATGGGGGTGAAGAAACTAAATCGGCAGAGTTGATGGATATTGatcaagaagatgatgcCGCTGGAAATCAGGATACAAAGAAACTCGATGATGAGAATGACAACAATCTGAAATTTCTATTAGGAGAAGATGATAGGTTTATAGATGGAAAGCTAGTTAGACCAGATGTCAACAATATCAACACCTTAAACGTGGATGACGGTTCATTACCTAACACACTGAATGTGATGATAAATGATTACTTGATCCACGAAGGATTGGTGGATGTTGCAAAGGGGTTTTTAAGAGACTTGCAAAAAGATGCGGTCAATGTCAATGGACAACACTCTGAAAGCAAAGATGTTATTAGGCATAATGAAAGACAAATCATGAAAGAAGAACGTATGGTAAAGATAAGGCAAGAATTAAGATATTTAATAAACAAGGGCCAAATTAGCAAATGTATCAGTTATATCAATAACGAAATTCCCgatttgttgaaaaataatctAGAATTAGTGTTTGAGTTAAAGCTAGCAAACTACCTGGTGatgattaaaaaaagttcatcCAAGGATGATGACGAAATCGAAAGTTTAATTCTGAAGGGTCAGGAATTATCTAATGAATTTATCTACGATACTGAAATTCCACAATCTTTGAGGGATAGGTTTAGCGGACAATTGAGTAATGTCTCAGCCCTGTTGGCATATTCCAATCCACTTGTGGAGGCTCCAAAGGAGATATCAGGATATTTAAGCGATGAATATCTACAGGAGAGATTATTTCAAGTTAGCAACAATACAATACTAACGTTTTTACATAAGGATAGCGAATGTGCATTAGAGAATGTAATATCGAACACAAGAGCTATGCTTTCTACATTACTTGAGTATAACGCGTTCGGTTCAACCAATTCGTCGGACCCGAGGTATTACAAAGCGGTTAACTTCGACGAAGATGTGTTGAACTTGTGA
- the VRG4 gene encoding GDP-mannose transporter (Golgi GDP-mannose transporter~similar to YGL225W) codes for MSELKTGHAGHNPWASVANSGPISILSYCGSSILMTVTNKFVVNLKDFNMNFVMLFVQSLVCTMTLIVLRILGYAKFRSLNKTDAKNWFPISFLLVLMIYTSSKALQYLAVPIYTIFKNLTIILIAYGEVLFFGGSVTSMELSSFLLMVLSSVVATWGDQQAVAANAASLAEGAAGAVATFNPGYFWMFTNCISSALFVLIMRKRIKLTNFKDFDTMFYNNVLALPILLLFSFCVEDWSSTNLTNNLSNDSLTAMIISGVASVGISYCSGWCVRVTSSTTYSMVGALNKLPIALSGLIFFDAPRNFLSILSIFIGFLSGIIYAVAKQKKQQAQPLRK; via the coding sequence ATGTCTGAATTGAAAACAGGTCATGCAGGCCATAACCCTTGGGCTTCAGTTGCCAATTCCGGCCCGATCTCCATTTTATCCTACTGTGGTTCGTCCATTTTGATGACAGTCACTAACAAGTTCGTCGTCAACTTGAAGGATTTCAACATGAACTTTGTCATGCTATTCGTGCAATCTCTAGTTTGTACTATGACCTTGATCGTTCTACGTATACTGGGTTATGCGAAGTTCCGTTCATTAAACAAAACAGACGCCAAGAACTGGTTCCctatttcctttttactGGTCTTGATGATCTACACTTCTTCTAAAGCTTTACAGTACTTGGCTGTCCCAATTTACaccattttcaagaatttaACTATTATCTTGATTGCTTATGGTGAAGTTCTGTTCTTTGGTGGCTCTGTCACCTCAATGGAATTATCGTCATTTTTGTTGATGGTTCTCTCTTCCGTTGTTGCTACTTGGGGTGACCAACAAGCTGTGGCTGCCAACGCTGCCTCATTGGCTGAAGGAGCAGCCGGTGCTGTTGCCACATTCAATCCAGGTTATTTCTGGATGTTTACCAACTGTATTTCTTCTGCGCTATTTGTTCTTATAATGAGAAAGAGAATTAAGTTGACCAACTTCAAGGATTTTGACACTATGTTTTACAACAATGTTCTGGCTCTACCTATCCTATtactgttttctttctgtGTGGAAGATTGGTCTTCTACCAATTTGACCAATAATTTGTCCAACGATTCGCTAACTGCTATGATCATCAGTGGTGTTGCATCTGTCGGTATCTCTTACTGTTCCGGTTGGTGTGTTCGTGTTACTTCATCTACTACATATTCGATGGTTGGGGCTTTGAACAAGTTGCCAATTGCCTTGTCTggtttgattttctttgatgcTCCAAGAAACTTCTTATCCATTCTCTCCATTTTCATTGGTTTCCTATCAGGTATTATTTATGCTGTTGCcaaacaaaagaagcaaCAAGCCCAACCCTTACGTAAATGA
- the SDT1 gene encoding nucleotidase (Pyrimidine nucleotidase~similar to YGL224C) — protein sequence MTVEYTTSDLATYQNEVNEQIARNKAHLDSLTHPGSKVTFPIDQDVSATPQNPNLKVFFFDIDNCLYKSSTRIHDLMQQSILRFFQTHLKLSPEDAHVLNNTYYKEYGLAIRGLVMFHKVNALEYNRLVDDSLPLQDILKPDIPLRNMLLRLKQSGKIDKLWLFTNAYKNHAIRCLRLLGIADLFDGLTYCDYSRTDTLVCKPHIKAFEKAMKQSGLANYENAYFIDDSGKNIGTGIKLGMKTCIHLVENEVNEILGQTPEGAIVVRDILELPQVVPDLF from the coding sequence ATGACTGTTGAATATACAACTTCCGATTTGGCGACCTATCAGAATGAGGTGAACGAACAAATTGCCAGAAATAAAGCACATCTTGATTCGTTGACTCATCCAGGTTCGAAAGTGACATTCCCCATCGACCAAGATGTTTCTGCCACACCTCAAAATCCGAActtaaaagttttcttctttgatatcGACAATTGCCTTTATAAATCATCCACAAGAATTCATGATCTTATGCAGCAATCTATTTTGAGGTTCTTCCAGACGCACTTGAAACTATCACCTGAGGACGCTCACGTATTGAATAACACGTATTATAAAGAGTACGGGCTTGCCATAAGAGGACTTGTAATGTTCCACAAGGTGAACGCGCTGGAGTATAACCGGCTTGTGGATGATTCTTTACCCTTAcaagatattttgaaacCTGATATACCATTAAGGAATATGTTGTTGAGATTGAAACAATCGGGGAAGATTGACAAATTGTGGCTTTTCACCAACGCGTATAAGAACCACGCTATACGTTGCTTGAGGTTGTTGGGTATAGCAGATTTATTTGATGGATTAACATATTGTGACTACTCTAGAACAGATACACTGGTCTGTAAGCCACATATCaaagcttttgaaaaagccATGAAACAAAGTGGGTTGGCAAACTACGAGAATGCTTACTTTATAGATGACAGTGGGAAAAACATCGGGACAGGTATCAAACTAGGCATGAAAACATGTATCCATTTAGTAGAGAATGAAgtcaatgaaattttggGGCAGACACCTGAAGGTGCTATTGTCGTTAGGGATATATTGGAGTTACCGCAAGTTGTACCCGACCTATTCTAA
- the BOL2 gene encoding Bol2p (Protein involved in negative regulation of iron regulon transcription~similar to YGL220W) — translation MTSERIEKMKIDDEFVESHSTIAQGRRTKRQRHYKMPVSEQGLRERIESTIPQVYHIIVTDLSYGCGQSFDIVVVSDFFQGKNKLMRSRAVNKAVKEELQEIHAFSCKCYTEEEWSKIVV, via the coding sequence atgacaagtgaaagaattgaaaagatgaaaatagATGACGAATTTGTAGAATCACATTCAACAATAGCCCAGGGGAGGAGAACAAAGCGCCAACGACACTATAAGATGCCTGTTAGTGAACAGGGACTCCGTGAGAGGATAGAATCAACCATACCACAAGTTTACCATATCATCGTGACGGACCTCTCGTACGGTTGTGGTCAGTCGTTTGATATTGTGGTGGTCAGTGACTTCTTCCAAGGTAAAAACAAACTAATGAGAAGCCGTGCGGTGAACAAGGCTGTTAAGGAAGAGTTACAAGAGATTCACGCATTCAGCTGCAAGTGCTACACGGAGGAGGAATGGTCTAAGATTGTGGTATGA
- the MDM34 gene encoding ERMES complex subunit MDM34 (Mitochondrial component of the ERMES complex~similar to YGL219C) → MSFRFNEAVFGDNSFNERIREKLSTALNSPSKKKLDILKSGITVQKVDFPTIPQLEILDLDIITQPKSLAKGICKISCKDAMLRIQTVIESNLLLINEQDTPSFTMPRLINNGSFTIPITMTFSSIELEAITNIFVKNPGIGISFNDVDLDFKFDCSVKILQSTIERRLKESMHVVFKDVLPSLIFNTSQNWFTNRGETTSTIPGKRDHHHQQTTLSRNMILDGSDFQELSPINMLRLSSIVSSRSTLSLHSTVMNSLSAIPGCLERQNLYRFISRMPSLNNYYSSQSFPQPKSSTISPKQLVKPFYCSHNLLPKAVLDSSQYELATITKIQSRLFDRSNSNDDNAKPRRRKIKCKKSRTPSIPQPLAEQVVDDSTAIETVTSTPVQTPIPELEEQSPPYLKTTVSIRDKYVIPEKISLNFDSNKDKSKKKPLYFIGLNSQDPSNNWKWGMEDSPPPYH, encoded by the coding sequence ATGTCGTTTAGGTTTAACGAAGCTGTGTTTGGTGATAACTCCTTCAACGAACGAATACGGGAAAAGTTATCTACGGCGTTGAACTCACCATCtaagaagaaattggatATCTTGAAAAGCGGAATAACGGTACAGAAGGTGGATTTCCCTACAATACCGCAGCTAGAAATTTTAGACCTAGACATCATCACCCAGCCCAAGTCACTGGCCAAGGGGATTTGCAAGATTTCATGTAAGGATGCTATGTTGCGGATACAGACAGTCATAGAGTCGAATCTTTTATTGATCAATGAACAGGACACGCCCAGCTTTACAATGCCGCGGCTGATTAATAACGGGTCATTCACGATCCCTATAACAATGACGTTCAGCTCCATCGAGCTAGAAGCCATCACGAATATTTTTGTCAAGAATCCTGGGATTGGGATATCCTTTAATGACGTGGACTTGGATTTTAAGTTTGATTGTTCCGTAAAAATTCTACAAAGCACCATCGAGAGAAGGTTAAAGGAGTCCATGCATGTAGTGTTCAAGGATGTTCTTCCCTCTTTGATCTTCAACACATCACAGAATTGGTTCACTAATCGCGGCGAGACTACTAGTACTATCCCTGGTAAAAGGgaccatcatcatcaacaaACCACGTTGTCTAGAAATATGATCTTGGACGGATCAGATTTTCAAGAGCTGTCTCCAATAAACATGCTACGTCTTTCGAGTATTGTTTCGTCGAGGTCGACGCTGTCACTACATTCCACTGTGATGAACTCTCTCTCCGCTATACCTGGTTGTTTGGAAAGGCAAAATTTGTACCGTTTCATATCAAGGATGCCCTCACTAAACAATTACTACTCTTCGCAATCGTTTCCACAACCAAAGTCGTCGACTATATCACCAAAGCAGTTGGTAAAGCCATTTTACTGTTCCCACAATCTATTACCTAAAGCTGTGTTGGATTCCAGCCAGTATGAATTGGCTACAATAACCAAGATTCAGTCTCGACTTTTTGATAGGAGTAATAGCAACGACGACAATGCCAAACCaaggagaagaaagatTAAGTGCAAGAAAAGCCGCACGCCATCAATCCCACAGCCACTAGCAGAGCAGGTTGTTGATGATAGTACCGCCATCGAAACAGTAACGTCCACACCGGTGCAAACGCCAATACCTGAGCTTGAAGAACAATCTCCTCCATATCTGAAAACAACAGTATCGATAAGGGATAAATATGTTATCccagaaaaaatttcgttAAATTTTGACTCCAACAAAGATAAAtctaaaaagaaacctCTTTACTTTATAGGTTTGAACTCGCAAGATCCTTCAAATAACTGGAAATGGGGCATGGAGGATAGCCCCCCACCATATCATTAA
- the OST5 gene encoding dolichyl-diphosphooligosaccharide--protein glycotransferase subunit (similar to YGL226C), whose translation MTYEQLYKEFHSTDSFQPFIRLDTQPKFAICGVLVTLAVLSSALFTVGSKSSFIKKLFLYTILSVTGSLFAGLTTVFASNSFGVYV comes from the exons ATGACTTATGAACAATTATAT AAAGAGTTCCATTCCACCGATAGCTTCCAGCCATTTATCCGTTTAGACACCCAGCCAAAATTTGCTATTTGTGGTGTACTCGTTACATTGGCTGTACTATCATCTGCTCTGTTCACTGTTGGTTCCAAATCTTCATTCATCAAGaaacttttcctttacaCAATTTTAAGCGTAACTGGTAGTTTGTTTGCTGGCCTGACTACTGTTTTTGCCTCCAATTCTTTCGGTGTCTATGTTTAA
- the COG1 gene encoding Golgi transport complex subunit COG1 (Essential component of the conserved oligomeric Golgi complex~similar to YGL223C) has translation MDEVLPLFHDFHIAQIKDYQLELQNDLIKTNEAFQKNLLKNYNKILSLTDSVNDLSLNLKSVDQDFKTLCFDDEKFQLNKLPPLLHQSTTHISSLGSEEKISIPSQNILVISNWTISINNFCNRIVTSTTPSRIFDELLLNFHELSLISVPSNFETLIKDKCCQLQKFLVDSMKTLNLTLLQWVRLYNLLNTEFASKWDDDSLSLFNESLFETLFNENVQALLISGTKNKEHQYHPNQQYSDTVVADFVNSSTFRDHLIRKTVKEINTHLDTLSILRAKLREPETLHQLDIFHDDDKSVDDGTVSPLDEEALKQYIDTAVFYSKGLTNDATLQIYQTVQPTIEILQNLEMYKCPQEILADLKNKLITQLQDFKTQIESCLPSSAENSTSIVDDFMASYINHNLLQLVIDQITQLRQQ, from the coding sequence ATGGACGAAGTGCTACCGCTGTTTCACGATTTTCATATTGCACAGATTAAAGATTATCAACTGGAGTTACAGAACGATTTGATAAAAACCAATGAGGCCTTTCAAAAGAACTTGCTAAAGAATTATAACAAGATTTTAAGCTTGACCGATTCTGTCAACGATTTGTCACTTAATCTAAAGTCTGTTGACCAAGATTTTAAAACGCTATGTTTCGATGATGAGAAgtttcaattgaataaGTTACCTCCACTATTACACCAGAGCACTACTCATATATCATCACTTGGCAGTGAAGAGAAGATCTCTATACCATCACAAAACATACTAGTTATCTCAAATTGGACCATCTctatcaataatttttgCAACCGTATTGTCACTTCCACTACTCCGTCGCGTATATTCGATGAGCTGTTGTTGAATTTCCACGAATTATCTTTGATATCAGTGCCTAGTAATTTTGAAACGCTTATCAAAGACAAATGTTGTCAATTACAGAAGTTCTTGGTGGACTCCATGAAGACATTAAACTTGACTTTACTGCAGTGGGTAAGACTATATAATTTACTAAACACTGAGTTTGCCTCGAAGTGGGACGATGATTCACTTTCCTTATTCAATGAATCCTTATTCGAAACCCTATTCAATGAGAACGTTCAAGCTTTGCTGATATCGGGCaccaaaaacaaagaacATCAATATCACCCCAATCAACAATACAGTGATACAGTTGTTGCAGATTTTGTGAATTCATCCACCTTTAGAGACCATCTTATTCGTAAAACTgtgaaagaaataaacaCACATTTGGATACGCTATCTATTTTGAGAGCCAAGCTTAGGGAGCCGGAAACTCTTCATCAACTAGATATCTTccatgatgatgacaagAGCGTCGATGATGGCACTGTATCTCCACTTGATGAGGAGGCATTGAAACAGTACATTGATACAGCggtattttattcaaaggGTTTAACTAACGATGCCACATTGCAGATTTACCAAACGGTGCAGCCTACGATTGAAATCCTACAAAACTTAGAAATGTATAAGTGTCCTCAGGAAATACTGGcggatttgaaaaataaattgatTACGCAATTGCAGGACTTTAAAACCCAGATCGAATCCTGCTTGCCTTCATCGGCGGAAAACTCAACGAGCATTGTGGATGATTTTATGGCTTCGTACATCAATCACAATCTCTTGCAATTAGTCATCGATCAAATTACGCAATTAAGGCAGCAGTAA
- the EDC1 gene encoding Edc1p (RNA-binding protein that activates mRNA decapping directly~similar to YGL222C) has protein sequence MSTDTMYFNSSRLLPSAGRNKTNNLIKQKNRNSRARGNTAKNVNNNSHITDIPPPQTLPNGEKPNFGHSSSKKPSFHQKKHSPPSSPSSTAALGKKNRQNNKEVPRQNNKDDTRLLSQNLKNLLLNQKQSPHNPQGIIPMSCNGGAKKFSHSYAGSTFATNGPREAKNLPKPSFL, from the coding sequence ATGTCGACGGATACCATGTATTTCAACAGCTCCAGGCTGTTGCCATCGGCTGGCAGAAACAAGACAAATAATCTTATCAAgcaaaaaaacagaaatagTCGTGCGAGGGGGAATACTGCTAAGAACGTCAATAACAACAGTCACATCACGGATATACCACCTCCCCAAACTCTTCCTAACGGTGAGAAACCTAACTTCGGCCATTCTTCCAGCAAGAAGCCGTCATTCCATCAGAAGAAACACTCTCCACCTTCTTCCCCTTCCTCAACGGCTGCTTTAGGTAAAAAGAACAGacaaaacaataaagaagtTCCACGACAGAACAACAAAGATGATACTCGTTTACTGAGTCAGAACCTGAAGAACTTGCTTCTGAACCAGAAACAGTCTCCGCATAACCCCCAGGGGATAATACCAATGAGTTGTAATGGCGGtgccaaaaaatttagtCACTCTTATGCAGGCTCCACTTTTGCCACCAATGGTCCAAGGGAGGCTAAAAACTTGCCCAAACCAAGTTTTCTATAA